From Sphingomonas nostoxanthinifaciens, a single genomic window includes:
- a CDS encoding HAD family hydrolase yields the protein MSRPLLITDCDEVLLHMVRHFGAWLDEAHDIDFNPVGGAFGDALTRRGSGGIVPTHEVWPLLDGFFRTEMSRQTLVPGAAAALERIGAVADIVILTNLQDWCHAGRAAQLDAFGIAHRVVCNQGGKGPAVARLLDEIGPSAAAFVDDLAVHHQSVAADAPGVWRLHMVAEPSIAATIPPAPDAHVRIDDWDAAADWLLGRLALPISA from the coding sequence ATGAGCCGCCCCTTGCTCATCACCGACTGCGACGAGGTGCTGCTGCATATGGTGCGGCATTTCGGCGCGTGGCTCGACGAGGCGCACGATATCGATTTCAATCCGGTCGGCGGCGCGTTCGGCGATGCGCTCACCCGGCGGGGCAGCGGCGGCATCGTGCCGACGCACGAAGTGTGGCCGCTGCTCGACGGCTTCTTCCGCACCGAAATGTCGCGCCAGACCTTGGTGCCGGGGGCCGCGGCCGCGCTCGAGCGGATCGGTGCGGTCGCCGACATCGTGATCCTCACCAATCTGCAGGACTGGTGCCATGCCGGCCGCGCGGCGCAGCTCGACGCCTTCGGCATCGCGCATCGCGTCGTGTGCAACCAGGGCGGCAAGGGGCCGGCGGTCGCGCGCCTGCTCGACGAGATCGGCCCCAGCGCGGCTGCGTTCGTCGATGATCTCGCGGTGCATCACCAATCGGTCGCAGCGGATGCGCCCGGCGTGTGGCGGCTGCACATGGTGGCGGAGCCGAGCATAGCCGCGACGATCCCGCCCGCGCCCGACGCCCACGTCCGCATCGACGATTGGGATGCGGCTGCGGACTGGCTGCTCGGCCGGCTCGCATTGCCGATCAGCGCTTGA
- a CDS encoding DUF3572 family protein: MSDTDRAERMLAVTGIAPDDLRARAAEPAVLAAVLAFLEAYEPDLIACADALATTPTALVAAHEALEA, from the coding sequence ATGTCCGATACGGACCGTGCTGAACGCATGCTGGCCGTGACCGGCATCGCGCCCGACGATCTGCGTGCGCGGGCTGCCGAACCGGCGGTGCTGGCGGCCGTGCTCGCCTTCCTGGAGGCGTACGAACCCGATCTGATCGCTTGCGCCGACGCGCTCGCCACGACGCCGACGGCGCTGGTCGCGGCCCACGAGGCGCTGGAGGCATGA
- a CDS encoding YqgE/AlgH family protein: MTDSGSLSLAGQLLLALPGIGDPRFAQAVIALCIHSPDGAMGIGIGRIVPQLGLHTLLGQLDIEIGEAPDAPIYHGGPVEPQRGFVLHSVEWQGEDTLVVSSDLAVTTTLDVLRAIADGVGPDRWLVALGYAGWGDGQLDEELGRHGWFTVAARDELLFETPVYERWPRSFAAAGIDVRLLAPTSGHA; the protein is encoded by the coding sequence ATGACGGACAGCGGCTCTCTTTCGCTTGCCGGCCAGCTGCTGCTGGCGCTGCCGGGCATCGGCGATCCGCGGTTCGCGCAAGCGGTGATCGCGCTGTGTATCCACTCGCCCGACGGCGCGATGGGCATCGGCATCGGCCGGATCGTGCCGCAGCTCGGTCTCCATACATTGCTGGGACAGCTCGACATCGAGATCGGCGAAGCGCCCGACGCGCCCATCTATCACGGCGGCCCGGTCGAGCCGCAGCGCGGCTTCGTCCTCCATTCGGTCGAGTGGCAGGGCGAAGATACGTTGGTGGTCTCGTCCGATCTCGCGGTGACGACCACGCTCGATGTCCTGCGCGCCATCGCCGATGGCGTCGGGCCGGATCGATGGCTGGTCGCGCTCGGCTATGCCGGTTGGGGCGACGGCCAGCTCGACGAAGAGCTTGGCCGCCACGGCTGGTTCACCGTCGCCGCGCGCGACGAACTTCTATTCGAGACACCGGTGTACGAGCGCTGGCCGCGCTCTTTCGCCGCCGCCGGCATCGACGTGCGCCTGCTCGCCCCGACGAGCGGCCACGCCTGA
- a CDS encoding peroxiredoxin: protein MTIQPGDKVPDITLVRVCTNGPDKIATGAYFKGRRIVLFSVPGAFTPTCSAKHLPGFITEAEAFKDKGVDEIVCTAVNDPFVMAAWAKASAVDDRVTLLADGNGEFVRALGLDMDCTGFGLGMRGRRFAMIVGDGTVEQLFVEAPGEFEVSAAEYVLARL, encoded by the coding sequence ATGACGATCCAGCCCGGCGACAAGGTGCCCGACATTACCCTGGTGCGTGTCTGCACCAACGGACCGGACAAGATCGCCACCGGCGCCTATTTCAAAGGCCGCCGCATCGTCCTTTTCTCCGTGCCGGGTGCCTTCACGCCGACCTGTTCGGCCAAGCATCTGCCGGGCTTCATCACCGAGGCGGAAGCCTTCAAGGACAAAGGTGTGGACGAGATCGTCTGCACCGCCGTCAACGATCCGTTCGTGATGGCGGCGTGGGCCAAGGCCAGCGCGGTCGACGATCGCGTGACGCTGCTCGCCGACGGCAATGGCGAATTCGTACGCGCGCTGGGGTTGGACATGGACTGCACCGGCTTCGGCCTCGGCATGCGCGGGCGTCGCTTCGCGATGATCGTCGGCGACGGCACCGTCGAGCAATTGTTCGTCGAGGCGCCGGGCGAGTTCGAGGTGAGCGCCGCCGAATATGTGCTGGCGCGGCTCTGA
- a CDS encoding response regulator — MTKTVLVVEDNELNLKLFCDLLRAHGYRAEPVTDGREAIDRAHAVSPDLIVMDIQMPHVTGLELIEAIKADPALGAIPVMAVTAYAAKGDEERIRQAGAEAYVSKPVPVARFMEVVNGLI; from the coding sequence GTGACCAAGACCGTGCTGGTTGTCGAGGACAATGAGCTGAACCTCAAATTGTTTTGCGATCTGCTGCGCGCCCATGGCTATCGGGCGGAGCCGGTGACCGACGGCCGCGAGGCGATCGACCGGGCGCACGCGGTGAGCCCCGATCTGATCGTGATGGATATCCAGATGCCGCACGTCACGGGTCTCGAGCTGATCGAGGCGATCAAGGCCGATCCGGCCCTCGGCGCGATCCCGGTGATGGCGGTGACCGCCTACGCCGCCAAGGGCGACGAGGAACGCATCCGCCAGGCCGGCGCCGAAGCCTATGTGTCGAAACCCGTCCCGGTCGCGCGGTTCATGGAAGTGGTGAACGGGCTCATCTGA
- the ppk2 gene encoding polyphosphate kinase 2 codes for MGKYHHELDYLQGALVRMQQAMMASGARAVVVLEGRDGAGKDGNIKRITEHLSPRATRVVALPKPSDREQSQWYLQRYATHLPAAGEIVIFNRSWYNRAGVEVVMGFSTPNQQAEFLNDAPQFERMLIESGITLVKLWLDIDRAEQKDRLDARRADPLKVLKVSDLDKVAQKKWDDYSAARNTMLERTDTPIAPWFCVRANSKKPARLAVIRHLLRSIAPPEIADTVEAPDDKILFRFESAAIKDGRLAP; via the coding sequence ATGGGCAAATATCATCACGAGCTCGATTATCTGCAGGGTGCGCTCGTCCGCATGCAGCAGGCGATGATGGCGAGCGGCGCGCGCGCCGTGGTCGTACTCGAAGGCCGCGACGGCGCCGGCAAGGACGGCAACATCAAGCGCATCACCGAGCATCTGTCCCCCCGCGCCACACGCGTCGTGGCGTTGCCCAAGCCGTCGGATCGCGAGCAATCGCAATGGTATCTGCAACGCTATGCCACCCACCTGCCGGCGGCCGGCGAGATCGTGATCTTCAACCGATCATGGTATAACCGCGCCGGGGTCGAGGTGGTGATGGGCTTTTCGACGCCCAACCAGCAGGCCGAATTCCTCAACGATGCGCCGCAGTTCGAGCGGATGCTGATCGAAAGCGGCATAACGCTGGTCAAGCTGTGGCTCGACATCGACCGCGCCGAGCAGAAGGATCGGCTCGACGCGCGGCGTGCCGATCCGCTGAAGGTGCTCAAGGTGTCGGATCTGGACAAGGTCGCCCAGAAGAAGTGGGACGATTATTCGGCGGCGCGCAACACTATGCTGGAGCGCACCGATACGCCGATCGCACCGTGGTTCTGCGTGCGCGCCAATTCCAAGAAGCCGGCCCGGCTGGCGGTGATCCGCCATCTGCTGCGCTCGATCGCGCCGCCGGAGATCGCGGACACGGTCGAGGCGCCCGACGACAAGATCCTGTTTCGGTTCGAATCGGCAGCGATCAAGGACGGCCGGCTCGCCCCCTGA
- a CDS encoding 2-hydroxyacid dehydrogenase produces the protein MTDPRPTILILAPVSPRVREGCAAFADVVAIDGPDQLDRPEARDARAIATNWHWRIDDALLDRLPKLAMISSFGVGYDTIDLAALKAREITLSNTPDAAMDETADLALGLLLMTVRRLGVAERYLRDGRWAEAQFPLSATTLRDRTFGILGMGRIGQAIARRLAGFGRPILYHQRRRNPDLAFDYVDSAQALAERVDTLISVLPGGDSTYHMVDAALLAALGPRGVLINVGRGNAVDEAALLAALDAKQIAAAGLDVFEHEPHPLAGLVGRDDVVLLPHVGTATQFTRDAMSDMVVDNLRHWFATGEALTPVT, from the coding sequence ATGACCGACCCACGCCCCACCATCCTCATCCTCGCGCCCGTCAGCCCCCGTGTCAGGGAGGGCTGTGCCGCCTTCGCCGACGTGGTGGCGATCGATGGCCCCGATCAGCTCGATCGACCCGAGGCGCGCGACGCGCGCGCCATCGCGACCAACTGGCATTGGCGGATCGACGATGCGTTGCTCGATCGGCTGCCGAAGCTGGCGATGATCTCGAGCTTCGGCGTGGGCTACGACACGATCGACCTCGCCGCGCTCAAGGCACGCGAAATCACGTTGTCGAACACACCCGATGCGGCGATGGACGAAACCGCCGATCTCGCGCTTGGACTGCTGCTGATGACGGTGCGCCGGCTGGGCGTGGCCGAGCGCTACCTTCGCGACGGTCGCTGGGCGGAGGCGCAATTCCCGCTGTCGGCGACGACATTGCGCGACCGCACCTTCGGCATCCTCGGCATGGGGCGGATCGGCCAGGCGATCGCGCGCCGGCTGGCGGGCTTCGGTCGGCCGATCCTGTATCATCAGCGTCGCCGGAACCCCGACCTGGCCTTTGACTATGTCGACAGCGCGCAGGCGCTGGCCGAGCGGGTCGACACGTTGATCTCGGTGCTGCCGGGCGGCGATTCGACCTATCACATGGTCGATGCAGCGCTGCTCGCCGCGCTCGGCCCGCGCGGTGTGCTGATCAATGTCGGGCGCGGCAATGCGGTGGACGAAGCCGCCTTGCTCGCCGCGCTGGATGCGAAGCAGATCGCGGCCGCCGGGCTCGACGTGTTCGAGCATGAGCCGCACCCGCTGGCGGGGCTCGTTGGCCGCGACGACGTCGTGTTGCTGCCGCATGTCGGCACCGCGACGCAGTTCACCCGCGACGCGATGAGTGACATGGTGGTCGACAATCTCCGGCACTGGTTTGCGACGGGCGAGGCACTGACGCCCGTCACCTGA
- a CDS encoding AMP nucleosidase — MPSAASLAHVDALDALYRESVANLRTALSAYIATGTRPDPAMRAGGAFCYPELRVRYDGARPVVGYGRAFARLNEPGDYAVSVTQPGLFRTYIAEQLDFLVEDFGAVVTIGRSAEEIPYPYVLDAEIDLTGAAAVELARIFPSTDLAHIGDEIADGIAPLVPGRPRPLALFDAARVDFSLARLRHYTGTPPAHVQKYILFTNYHRYVDEFVRWACAELNGDKGYTLLSGAGGVEIRPGDTDVEAAIADSAWRRHQMPAYHLVAPDGGGITLVNIGVGPSNAKTITDHLAVTRPEAWLMIGHCGGLRPSQRIGDYVLAHAYLRDDHVLDDVLPPEIPIPAIAEVQVALGRAAERVSGESGEQLKRRLRTGTVVTSDDRNWELRYTRSALRFSQSRAVAIDMESATLAAQGYRFRVPYGTLLCVSDKPIHGEIKLPGQANRFYERAIAEHLQIGIAAIDELKLAGEQLHSRKLRAFNEPPFR, encoded by the coding sequence ATGCCGAGCGCCGCCAGCCTGGCCCATGTCGATGCGCTGGACGCGCTGTATCGCGAGTCGGTCGCGAACCTGCGCACGGCCCTGTCCGCCTATATCGCGACCGGCACGCGCCCCGATCCGGCGATGCGCGCGGGCGGCGCCTTCTGCTATCCGGAACTGCGCGTCCGCTATGACGGCGCGCGGCCGGTGGTCGGCTATGGCCGGGCCTTCGCCCGCCTGAACGAGCCCGGCGACTATGCCGTCAGCGTCACCCAGCCCGGCCTGTTCCGGACCTATATCGCCGAGCAGCTCGATTTCCTCGTCGAGGATTTCGGCGCGGTCGTAACGATCGGACGCAGCGCCGAGGAAATCCCCTACCCTTACGTGCTCGACGCCGAGATCGATCTGACCGGCGCCGCCGCGGTGGAGCTGGCGCGGATCTTTCCATCGACCGACCTCGCCCATATCGGCGACGAGATTGCCGACGGCATCGCGCCGTTAGTCCCCGGCCGACCGCGCCCGCTGGCATTGTTCGATGCGGCGCGGGTCGATTTCAGCCTCGCGCGGCTGCGTCATTATACCGGCACACCGCCGGCGCATGTTCAGAAATATATCCTGTTCACCAACTATCACCGCTACGTCGACGAATTCGTGCGCTGGGCGTGCGCCGAGCTGAACGGCGACAAGGGCTACACCCTGCTCAGCGGCGCAGGCGGGGTGGAGATCCGGCCGGGCGATACCGATGTCGAGGCGGCGATCGCTGACAGTGCGTGGCGGCGCCACCAGATGCCGGCCTATCACCTCGTCGCACCCGACGGCGGCGGCATCACTTTGGTCAATATCGGCGTCGGCCCGTCGAACGCCAAGACGATCACCGATCACCTCGCCGTCACCCGGCCCGAGGCGTGGCTGATGATCGGCCATTGCGGCGGGCTGCGCCCGAGCCAGCGCATCGGCGACTATGTACTGGCGCACGCTTATCTGCGCGACGATCACGTGCTGGACGACGTGCTGCCGCCCGAAATCCCGATCCCGGCGATCGCCGAGGTGCAGGTCGCGCTCGGCCGCGCCGCCGAGCGCGTCTCGGGCGAGAGCGGCGAGCAGCTCAAGCGCCGGCTGCGCACCGGCACCGTCGTCACCAGCGACGATCGCAACTGGGAACTGCGCTACACCCGCTCGGCGCTGCGCTTTAGCCAGAGCCGCGCGGTCGCGATCGACATGGAGAGCGCGACGCTGGCGGCGCAGGGCTATCGCTTCCGCGTGCCCTACGGCACGTTGCTGTGCGTCTCCGACAAGCCGATCCATGGCGAGATCAAGCTGCCGGGGCAGGCCAACCGCTTCTACGAGCGCGCCATCGCCGAGCATCTGCAGATCGGCATCGCCGCGATCGACGAGCTGAAGCTGGCCGGCGAACAGCTCCACAGCCGCAAGCTGCGCGCGTTCAACGAGCCGCCGTTCCGCTAA